The sequence below is a genomic window from Aureispira sp. CCB-E.
GTGCAAGAAAAGTTGTTTAAGACCATCAAAATCTACAACGATCGTCACCCAATCTATGAAGAGTCCTAAAAAAATCCTTAAGACTAGGTTAAAGTATGCTTTTTTGAGTAGTATTTTTTAGCAAGTTATACATGAAACCCCAAATCTTGCGTTTTAGCTTTTAAATTCCCTAGACATTTCTGTATTTTACCTCCATAAAATAAGTTTATCGACAATCGGTAAACTTATTCTATTATAGTATACCTAAGTTTCTCTCAAAACTGTATTTTTGTCTCTTTGACAATAAAATAAGGTAGAAAGGCAAAACCTTGTTTGTGACTTACCCTTTTGTAGATGAATGCCATTATTAAAAAAGGGTAATGAACAGTAAAAACGATTGTTAACAATAGAAGTGAAGTAAATCCTATAAGGAATTATCATTAGTAGAATAAAAACATTATGATTAGCATTTTTAAGAAAGAAGTTAATTTATTTCTGAGTTCATTAATTGGTTACATTGCTATTGGCGTTTTCTTACTAGCAACAGGGTTATTTTTATGGGTTTTTCCTGATTATAGTATTATCAATTATGGATTTTCAGATTTAGGATCTTTTTTTAGAATGGCACCTTATGTCTTTCTTTTTTTGATTCCAGCAATTACCATGCGAACATTTGCAGAGGAAACACAAACAGGAACAATGGAACTGTTAGCAACAAAGCCTATTAGTGATTGGGAAATTATACTAGGAAAATATTTGGCATGTGTATTTCTCGTCTTACTTTCTATTTTACCAACGTTTGTTTATTATTATTCTGTGTATCAACTGGGAATGCCCAAAGGGAATTTGGACATAGGAGCAACTTGGGGATCGTACTTTGGTTTGTTTGGTTTGGGAGCTGTTTTTGTATCTATTGGCATTTTTTGTTCTGCTCTGACCAGCAACCAGATTATTGCTTTTATGCTGGGCTTATTTTTATGTGGCTTTTTCTATGATGCTTTTGCTAGTTTGGCAAGATTGCCACTATTTTACGGAACCAGTGATGCTTTGGTGGAAGGGTTAGGGATTAATTATCACTATGCTTCTGTGAGTAGAGGGGTAATTGATTCTAGAGATGTGGTTTATTTTATTAGTATGATTGTCGCTTTTTTATCTTTTACAAAATTTGCGATAGAAAAACGAAAATGGTAAGCCTCTAAAAGGCATTCAATTAACTGACAACACAGCCCGTTCGATAGTTGGCTAAAATTATTTATTCTAAAACATTTAGCTGACGACTACAAACTAAAAAAGATATAAAATTAATATGCAAAATTCACGCTTTATACAATCATTGGTAAGCCTAGCTTTGGTTTTGGGGATTCTGATATTTGTTAATGTTATTTCTAGTTTTTATTACTCAGATATTGATTTAACAGAAGACAAACGATTTACCCTCAATCCTGCCACCTATGAATTGGTAGAAGAGTTGGAGGAAGTACTAACTATAGAAGTTTTATTAGAAGGTGATTTCCCTTCTTCTTTCAAACGTTTGCAAAATGCAACATCGGATTTGTTGAGCAAATTGAGAGGCCATAATTCTTCTATTCAAGTTCGTTGGGTTGACCCAATGAGTGGTACCGAAGAAGAAAATATTGCTAATGGAGAAGCTTTGTCTAAAGATGGCATTTATCCCATTAATTTAACCAATTCGACAAGAGGTGGAAATGTCCGAAAAGCAATGTTGGCGTTTCCTTATGCGGTCATTCGTTATAAACAACAGAAAACCGTGATTCCATTGTTAGAAACCACAGGGGGGTACAACAAGGATTACACAAGAATGGAAGCTATTAACCCCTCTATCAATTTGTTAGAGTATAAATTTGCGAATGCCATTCAAAAGCTGAAAATGAGAAACCGTCCTCGAATGGTTTTGATGACTGGTCATGGCGAATTGCAACGCCCTTGGACGGAGTCTTTGGAGGCTGCTATGTTTAAATACTATGATATAGCTCGGCTTAATCTGGATGATGTGACGTATATTGATACCAATATACATGTTGTTATTATTCCAAAACCAATCCGTCCGTTCCCTCCACAGCATTTGTTTATGATCGACCAATATATGATGAATGGAGGAAATGTAATTTGGTTGGTAGATCCTTTGAATATGGAGGCAGATAGTTTGAAGAGGGCAGGCGTATTTATGCCCAATGAACATAAATTGGACATTAATAATTTCTTATTCAATTATGGTGTACGAATTAACCCTAACTTGGTGTCTGATTGGGAGTGTAGTGTTATCCCTGTTAATGTTAGTCCAACACCAGAAAGACCACAAATCGAATCAAGAAAATGGTTCTACCATCCTAAAGCATATCCGTATGCAACACCGTTAGATGCTCAAGAAACGGGAAGTCATACGATCCAACATCCTATTGTCCAGAATTTAGACTTTGTAGATACCCGTTATCCTGCTAGTATAGATACCATAAAAACGAGTAATTATATTAAAAAAACGCCTTTGTTGAGAAGTTCTCAATATAGCAAAGTGCAGTATCCTCCTGTTCGAGTAAGTATTGATATCATGGACAAAGGCATCACAAAAGATGCGTTCACCAAAGGAAATCAAGATATTGCGGTATTACTAGAAGGTTCGTTTACTTCTTATTACAAAAACAGGGTTTCTCCTGAAATGTTAGCTGGGTTAAAAAAATTGGGACAACCATTTAAAGAGCAGGGTAAACCAGCCAAAATGATTGTTATTGCAGATGGAGATATTGCTAAAAATGCTTTGGATCCAGCCAACAAAAGAAAACCAACTCCATTACCTTTAGGAATAAACCCGTTTGATGGCTATCATTATGGTAATCAAGATTTCTTGATGAATTGCATGGAGTACATGATTGATAATAAGGGGATTATAGCATCAAGGAATAAACAGATTAAACTGCGTCCTTTGGATCAAGAACGAGCTTTTGATGAAAAAATGGCAATTAGTATTAAAAAAATACAACTAATAACATTACCTAAATGGCCAATGATAAACCTTGTTCTGCCTTTATTAGTTTTGATTATTTTTGGGCGATTGTACACCTATGTAAGAAGAAAACGTTTTGGAATTCAAAAGAAAGAAGAAGAATAATTACGTCTAAAAAACAGATATTGAACCATAAAATATCCCTAACATTCTTTTCTATAGTGTTAACTAAAGGTTGTTTTTTAGCTTATTAAGTAATAAATGTCTATTAAAAAATAGAAATTTAGAAATAGATTTCTTTCCTTTGTAGAGTATCCACTTGTTTGGATGCCGAATTTTTATTTTTCTATCAATGTTTTCTAGATGTTCAACCCACAAGAGTTAACTCCAATTAAACGTTGTATTTAAGTGCCATTTTGCACACAAAATTTTTTATTATGGGTACCAATACAGGAACAGTAAAGTTCTTTAACGAAGAAAAAGGCTACGGCTTTATCAAAGATGATAATGACAACACAGATTACTTCGTACATGCCAAAGGTTTGGTAGATGAAATCGCTAAAGATGATCGTGTTTCTTACAATCTTGAAGAGGGAAGAAAAGGAGTGAATGCAGTAGGAGTGAAATTGGTTTAATCCAGTTTTTCTACTGAATAGAAATAAAGAACACGCCTTGTACTATTTTGTGCAAGGCGTTTTTTATTGAATTTTTTTATGCCAATAAAAAAAGCTCCTCAAAAATTGAGAAGCTTAGTAGTATCATGAACGACCACAAGAGTGGTATTGGTGTAATTGTCTCTTTTATATTTACTCTACACCGCAAAACTTTCGCCACAACCACAGGTTCTAGAAGCATTCGGGTTGGTAAAATGAAACCCTTTACCATCCAAACCTCCAGAAAACTCTAGTGTAGAGTCAAACAAGTATAAAAAGCTTTTTAAGTCGGTGACAATCTTGACACCATTGTCCTCAAATACTTGATCTTCTGCTTGTGATTCGTTATCAAAATCCATATTATAAGATAAGCCCGAACAACCACCACTCGTTACACTAACTCTAATAAAGTAGTTGTCGTCCAAGTTTTCATTCTTTGAACGAATATGGTTGATTTGTTCTTTAGCACTATCAGTTACAAATATCATAATAAAGAATTGAAAGTATTTTCAAATGTAAATTTACTCAGCGTTTTTACTTTTGTAATCTTTGATTGCTGATTTGATAGCATCTTCTGCCAAAACAGAACAGTGAATTTTTACAGGAGGCAATTCTAATTCCTCAACAATATCCATATTGTCAATAGAAGAAGCCTCATCCAATGTTTTGCCTTTGAGCCACTCTGTAGCCAAAGAAGAAGAAGCGATGGCAGAACCACAGCCAAATGTTTTGAATTTAGCATCTTTGATAACGCCAGATTCTTCGTCTACTTCAATTTGAAGACGCATAACATCACCACATTCAGGAGCGCCAACAAGTCCAGTACCAACATTTTTTTGGTTTTTGTCTAGGGTACCAACATTTTTAGGTTTCTTGAAGTGGTCTAACAATTTATCAGAATAAGCCATAATTGTATTTATTTTAGTGCTACAAAATGGTGTAGCGAGTGATCAAAATTTATGATTGATAATACGTAGTGATTATCATTAGTGTTCTGCCCATTCTACAGAATCTAGGTCGATACCTTCCTTGTACATTTCCCAAATTGGAGACAGTTCGCGCATATGATTTACACCATTGCGAATCGCTTCGATTGCAAAGTCAATATCTTCCTCGGTTGTAAAACGCCCTAAGCTGATACGAAGAGAAGAGTGCGCCAAATCATCACCCAAGCCCAATGCTTTTAGAACATAAGAAGGCTCTAAAGAGGCAGAGGTACAGGCAGAACCTGAAGAAAGCGCAATATTTTGGTTGAACGTCATCATCAAGCCTTCGCCTTCTACATGTTTAAACGATAGATTTGTCATGTGTGGCATTCTGTATTCAGGATGACCATTAAAGACAACTTCTTCAATTTTCATCAATTCAGTCTCTAGTTTGTCTCTCAATTTAGACAAGCGTTCTGCATCAGCCTCCATTTCTAGTTTACAAAGCTCACAAGCTTTTCCCAAGCCCACAATACCAGGCACATTTAGCGTACCCGAGCGCATGCCACGTTCGTGTCCACCACCATCCATTTGAGCGGTTACTTTTACACGAGGAGCTTTGCGAGATACATATAAAACACCAACACCTTTAGGTCCATACATTTTATGAGCAGAAAATGCCATTAAATGAATGCCCAACTCTTTAACGTTAACAGGAATCTTTCCTACTGCTTGAGTAGCATCTGTCATAAACAACACTTGGTGTTTGACACAAATGTCGCTAATTGCTTTCATTGGTTGAACGACACCAATCTCGTTATTAGCAAACATGATAGACACCAAAATAGTTGTAGGACGAATAGCAGCTTCTAATTCTGCCAAATCGACCAAACCTTGGCGATCCACTTTTAAGTAGGTAATTTCGCAACCTTCTTTTTCTAGCTTTTTACAAGTGTCTAAAACAGCTTTATGTTCTGTCTCTAAGGTAATAATATGATTTCCTTTACGCTTGTACATTTCAGCAACTCCCTTGATGGCTAGATTATCTGCTTCAGTTGCACCAGAAGTGAAAATGATTTCACGAGGATCTGCTCCAATCAAATCTGCAATTTGCTCTCTTGCTTTGTCAACAGCTCCTTCTGCAGCCCAACCAAAAGGATGGTTTCTGCTGGCTGCATTTCCAAAATGTTCAGTAAAGTAAGGTATCATAGCCTCAACTACTCTTGGGTCAACTGGAGTTGTGGCGTTATTATCTAAGTAAATTAATTTTTTGTCAGACATTTGTTCTCTATTTGTTATTGTATTTAGATTAAATCTAATCTAGTACAAAAGTAACACTTTTTCAATTGAAAGTGTTCGAGAATAGATCAATTTTTCACGAAGTCTTTAAAAAAAAAATAATTCTAGAAAATACCTTACGATTTTATGACAATTGAATCTTGTTTGTAAAACTAAAACAAGGCTTTGGGATAGGAATAAAATTTTGCAAAGAGAGGCTAAGTAACTTATTATTGATGCTATTTGTATGGTTTGTAATAATAAAATAATGAAAGTTAGAGGGAGCGATGGTGTTTTGATGAAATGTAATTATTAAGAATATTTTTTATTAATATAAAAATAATTGAAGGCAAGCTTAGAACAAAAAAGCTTTGAACCTACTTGGTGAAGAACCTATTTCATGCTTTAAAATTTAAAACTATACATTTTGCATTCTATCTATAAAACCAAATAAAAGAAGCAATATTTAAGCAGCAAATTTTTGAGTATTGATATAAGGCTGCTGCCTATTAATAACCGCATAAACTCTACCCAAAATTTTGTTTGCGATATTATTCAAAATAAGCATGGGATTCTTTCCTTCACTTTCTTTTTTTAGGTAGTAGTTATTTAATTCTCTATCCGCTCTTTTAGCATTGAGAGCACCTATTATTAATAGACTTTTTAATTTTTTATCAGCAAAGGGACTTACTTTTGTCCTGCCTTTTATACTCGTTCCAGATTGAAATGGGAATGGCGCAACTCCCGCATAACAAGCTAACTTTTTTGCGCTTTTGAACTTTGAAAAACCACGAGTTACTATGATCAAATAAGTAGCAATCTGAGGACCAATACCAGGAATACTTTGGACCAACTCATAATCTATCTTAAGTTGACGTTCAGATTTTATAGTGGCTAAGATTGCTTGTTCGATTAACTTCAAGTTCTTCTCTAAATTATTCAAGATACTCTTGCTTGATTTTGTCAATTCTTTAAGCATTTCCTTTGGCAAAAAAGCCTCTAATTCTTTATTGCTCTTATATTTTTTTATAGACTTAACAATCTTTTCTCTTTGAGAATGAAGGACTTTTAGTTTTTCTATTGAAGCTGGGTTGTTTTGACTCAAGCTTAACTTCATTCGATTAAATAAGGTATATTGGGCAATTCTATAAGCATCTATTTTATCTGACTTTCCTCTACTGAGTCCTTTACTCAAGAACAAATCTAAAGGAGATAATTGACAGTAATCAATATCTAGTTCTTCCAATGTACATGCAAGTAAAGAGCTATAGACTCCTGTATTCTCAAAAGCTACTACAAAATCTTTATCTCCTAATTGTTTAACAATGTTTAAAAAGAAAGTCTTAGTTTCTCTTGTTTTGTTAGCTATTGTACAAGCTGATATAACAATTTCATTGGATGAATTAAGTGCTAATAAGTCTAAGCTTAATTTAGATACATCTACACCAATGTAATGGGAATACTTTTTCATAATTTAGATCATTAATTTGATGTTGAATTTCTTTCACGCCTTTAGTAGATCTGCTAATCTATTATTCTATTTGAAGCTATTCAACGAAGGGAGAATGTAGAGGACTAATGCAAAATATAAGCCTATTAGCTTTGCTAGTAAGATAGTTCACCTCTACTTCTCTTTTTTCTAATTATACGACTTTATTTAGTTCATAGAATTACCTGATACAAAGTAAAGGCTAGTACCTTCTATATCAATTGTATTCTTTTTGTGAGATAAATATTTAAGGTGCTTTCATCCTTTTGAGCATTCAATTGAAATAGACTGTCAGCAGCTAACTAAAAGCAAAGCGCTCACGCAGTACCACGAAGTAGCAGCGCAGCTAACTAAAAGCGCAGCGCTCACGAAGTAAACTAATATAAATATGCTTTTGTGTAACTAAGCTTGCGCTCTCACGAGCGTAGCGAGCTAACTAAAAGCGAAGTGATTACGAAGTAGTCGGCTAACTATTAGATAGTTATAACTAAATATGAAACAATAAGTAA
It includes:
- a CDS encoding IS110 family transposase, with protein sequence MKKYSHYIGVDVSKLSLDLLALNSSNEIVISACTIANKTRETKTFFLNIVKQLGDKDFVVAFENTGVYSSLLACTLEELDIDYCQLSPLDLFLSKGLSRGKSDKIDAYRIAQYTLFNRMKLSLSQNNPASIEKLKVLHSQREKIVKSIKKYKSNKELEAFLPKEMLKELTKSSKSILNNLEKNLKLIEQAILATIKSERQLKIDYELVQSIPGIGPQIATYLIIVTRGFSKFKSAKKLACYAGVAPFPFQSGTSIKGRTKVSPFADKKLKSLLIIGALNAKRADRELNNYYLKKESEGKNPMLILNNIANKILGRVYAVINRQQPYINTQKFAA
- a CDS encoding iron-sulfur cluster assembly accessory protein → MIFVTDSAKEQINHIRSKNENLDDNYFIRVSVTSGGCSGLSYNMDFDNESQAEDQVFEDNGVKIVTDLKSFLYLFDSTLEFSGGLDGKGFHFTNPNASRTCGCGESFAV
- the iscU gene encoding Fe-S cluster assembly scaffold IscU, whose protein sequence is MAYSDKLLDHFKKPKNVGTLDKNQKNVGTGLVGAPECGDVMRLQIEVDEESGVIKDAKFKTFGCGSAIASSSLATEWLKGKTLDEASSIDNMDIVEELELPPVKIHCSVLAEDAIKSAIKDYKSKNAE
- the gldG gene encoding gliding motility-associated ABC transporter substrate-binding protein GldG; translation: MQNSRFIQSLVSLALVLGILIFVNVISSFYYSDIDLTEDKRFTLNPATYELVEELEEVLTIEVLLEGDFPSSFKRLQNATSDLLSKLRGHNSSIQVRWVDPMSGTEEENIANGEALSKDGIYPINLTNSTRGGNVRKAMLAFPYAVIRYKQQKTVIPLLETTGGYNKDYTRMEAINPSINLLEYKFANAIQKLKMRNRPRMVLMTGHGELQRPWTESLEAAMFKYYDIARLNLDDVTYIDTNIHVVIIPKPIRPFPPQHLFMIDQYMMNGGNVIWLVDPLNMEADSLKRAGVFMPNEHKLDINNFLFNYGVRINPNLVSDWECSVIPVNVSPTPERPQIESRKWFYHPKAYPYATPLDAQETGSHTIQHPIVQNLDFVDTRYPASIDTIKTSNYIKKTPLLRSSQYSKVQYPPVRVSIDIMDKGITKDAFTKGNQDIAVLLEGSFTSYYKNRVSPEMLAGLKKLGQPFKEQGKPAKMIVIADGDIAKNALDPANKRKPTPLPLGINPFDGYHYGNQDFLMNCMEYMIDNKGIIASRNKQIKLRPLDQERAFDEKMAISIKKIQLITLPKWPMINLVLPLLVLIIFGRLYTYVRRKRFGIQKKEEE
- a CDS encoding IscS subfamily cysteine desulfurase, encoding MSDKKLIYLDNNATTPVDPRVVEAMIPYFTEHFGNAASRNHPFGWAAEGAVDKAREQIADLIGADPREIIFTSGATEADNLAIKGVAEMYKRKGNHIITLETEHKAVLDTCKKLEKEGCEITYLKVDRQGLVDLAELEAAIRPTTILVSIMFANNEIGVVQPMKAISDICVKHQVLFMTDATQAVGKIPVNVKELGIHLMAFSAHKMYGPKGVGVLYVSRKAPRVKVTAQMDGGGHERGMRSGTLNVPGIVGLGKACELCKLEMEADAERLSKLRDKLETELMKIEEVVFNGHPEYRMPHMTNLSFKHVEGEGLMMTFNQNIALSSGSACTSASLEPSYVLKALGLGDDLAHSSLRISLGRFTTEEDIDFAIEAIRNGVNHMRELSPIWEMYKEGIDLDSVEWAEH
- the gldF gene encoding gliding motility-associated ABC transporter permease subunit GldF, with translation MISIFKKEVNLFLSSLIGYIAIGVFLLATGLFLWVFPDYSIINYGFSDLGSFFRMAPYVFLFLIPAITMRTFAEETQTGTMELLATKPISDWEIILGKYLACVFLVLLSILPTFVYYYSVYQLGMPKGNLDIGATWGSYFGLFGLGAVFVSIGIFCSALTSNQIIAFMLGLFLCGFFYDAFASLARLPLFYGTSDALVEGLGINYHYASVSRGVIDSRDVVYFISMIVAFLSFTKFAIEKRKW
- a CDS encoding cold-shock protein — translated: MGTNTGTVKFFNEEKGYGFIKDDNDNTDYFVHAKGLVDEIAKDDRVSYNLEEGRKGVNAVGVKLV